A stretch of DNA from Trichocoleus sp. FACHB-46:
ACGCTCTACACCCGGAAAGCTCAGCCAACTCATAACTATTCAAGGATTTTTACTATGATAATGACATCCCCTTCAACCCTCGCGATCGAGCAGGACTATGCCTGGCTGATCGCCATTCCTAAGCGCGACGAATTCACTCAGCCTCAATTTCACTTTGGCGAACGCGTGAAATGGTCTGGAGAAGATACCCAAGGAGTATGGTCCCGTAAAACCGGACGCATTATTGGCTTAAAGTTCACCCACGATTCCCAGTGGCATTATTCCATTCATCTAGATACAGAATTCTTACCCTCTGAAGCGATCGCCGAGGAAGTTTGGATAGCAGAAGCAGAACTGAAGTTAGTGCCAGACTCTGCTTCGGTACGCAAACAACTGAAGCCTGAATCTGAGTGGATGACCACGCAACAAGCCGCTCAGGTGTTGGGCATCTCCGCTGAGCAACTTCGCAAACTGCGGCGACGGCAGCTGTTCAAAATTGGCTATCACTACCGCGATACGAGTGTTCCTGGCTCCGGACTACCCCACTGGCAATGGCATATTGAGCGCTGCGGTAAAGCTCTAGAAATGCCACCAGAGAAACGATCCAGTCGCACTAAATAGAATCAAGCTACTTGTCGAACCGTCCATCTCTCTAAAAGCGAAGCGAACTCAATGAAAGATAAATTCTGTAGTTAGCTGTTGACTAAGGACTCATACCCTACCCTTGATCTGAAGCCGAAATTAGAAGATGTAATTAGATTAAGGGTTGGGAGCTGTGAAATAGTAGTTGAACAAATCAAGCAAAAATACTTGCACTGCTAAAAAGTAGAGTAGAATCAAACTGCAGGTTTAGCTGCTGCCAAACTCCGAGTGGTATCTCTAAACTAACAAACGAATACTCCTAGCTCTGCTAGATGCTCCTGCTTTTAGGACAGATAGTGCAAGGGTTACTTGTGGTTAAGCTTTTCTGTGTAAGTTTGAAAGCATGATCCAGTAGTCTCTTATCTGTCTTGCCTGTCAGTCTTAAAAGTTTCTGAGTTTCTTGCCTTGTTTAGACAAAGAGCCCTACGGGTGCTAAAACTTTGTAACTGCCGAAGTTAAGCTGTAGGGTAATTAATTTTCAATGGGGATCTGCTAGCTATAGAAGATTAACTGAGGTTTTTTAAATAAATAATTGGCTAAAATATGACTCTAAAGTGTTATCCTCACCAGGCAAATTTGCTCTCGAATTAGAATGAGTATGACTTAGTAAATTAACTCAACCTTAGGTTTGATTACTTCCATTCTTACCCTAAGTCCAAAAGACAGTCATTGGTTAGGGAAAAATTAGGGAAACCTAAAAACTTAAGCCCTGAAAGCTATGCTAGATAAGGAATTCAGTTCCACGATGTCCCTCCGAGAGGAGGGACATCGTGGAACTTTGGTATCAAGCAGAGCAGCTACGAAAGACTGAAGGAATGAGCTAGAACCTTCTGGGTGTAAGCTTTTTGCATTTTGTTTTTAAGCTTGAATTCTTTTCAAATGTAAGTAAATACAGGCAAATATTCCTAAGAAAATAGGGAAGAAATAGGGAAAAGTTTGGTTTCAATACCTTAGCTTCTATCACTCAGAGGGTGAATGATTCCCCTTGTAATCTAAAAATTTATGGGCAAGGCTTGCTGCTCAGCTAGCTTGGCACATCCTTAGAGATATGTTCAATTTCATGAGCCTTGCTGCGAATTTCTTAGTTGAGCCCTACGGAATGCCCAAGATTTTCTAACTCAGCCTTTAACGTATCTGGTTTGGGAAACGTTATTATCATTTGCCGAAAGGATTGTAGATTAACAATCTTGCCTGTAATTCGGTAGGTCGGGTTACTTAGCAACCGGCTGAATGCTGGTAGACTGTGGTACGGTTGCCCATTCTTCATCGTAAATAAGTAAGCGTGTTGGGGGTTGAAGCAGCTCCGTAAACCGGGTACTTCCCAACTCATTCCTTTGTCATCTTCGTAAGAATAGACTAGCAGCCACTCCTCCAAGTATTGGTGGAAACAACGCCCATCAGCATAT
This window harbors:
- a CDS encoding helix-turn-helix domain-containing protein; protein product: MTSPSTLAIEQDYAWLIAIPKRDEFTQPQFHFGERVKWSGEDTQGVWSRKTGRIIGLKFTHDSQWHYSIHLDTEFLPSEAIAEEVWIAEAELKLVPDSASVRKQLKPESEWMTTQQAAQVLGISAEQLRKLRRRQLFKIGYHYRDTSVPGSGLPHWQWHIERCGKALEMPPEKRSSRTK